A single window of Gavia stellata isolate bGavSte3 chromosome 16, bGavSte3.hap2, whole genome shotgun sequence DNA harbors:
- the C16H5orf15 gene encoding keratinocyte-associated transmembrane protein 2 — MAAAGERGVPAGRALCLLLLCGWALAARGQEASDSVRVEMLQKNISSNSENETLNRSQNLTDSLQSITPTKKEASPTKKEVFPTTAKINSVTAVKPSTAKGDSPPYVLSHAVTASPVSQMDVDASEDTRIEEEDLLTDLKDTLNSSPPIIKETMESDGGDDYGPYEMTPNSRYNPDLLEMPEDDDSDTISNYNEEIKSLDEKIKGVSVTGLEEEEDSHFFFHLVVVAFLVAVVYVTYHNKRKIFLLVQSRRWRDGLCSRTVEYRRLDQNVNEAMPSLKITNDYVF; from the exons ATGGCGGCCGCCGGCGAGAGGGGCGTCCCGGCGGGCCGCgctctctgcctcctgctgctctgcggCTGGGCTCTGGCGGCCCGCGGGCAGGAGGCCTCCG ATTCTGTGCGAGTGGAGAtgcttcaaaaaaatatttcttctaacAGTGAGAATGAAACACTAAACAGATCCCAAAATTTGACAGACAGCTTGCAGAGTAtaaccccaacaaaaaaagaggcaagcccaacaaaaaaagaggtgtTCCCAACAACAGCTAAAATCAATTCGGTGACTGCAGTAAAACCATCTACAGCAAAAGGTGATTCCCCGCCATATGTTCTCTCTCATGCGGTGACTGCTAGTCCTGTATCTCAAATGGATGTTGATGCTTCTGAAGATACTAGAATTGAGGAAGAGGATCTTCTAACAGATTTGAAGGACACACTAAATAGTTCGCCACCCATCATAAAAGAGACTATGGAGTCAGATGGAGGAGATGACTATGGTCCTTATGAAATGACACCGAATTCCAGGTACAACCCAGACCTCCTAGAGATGCCAGAAGACGATGACTCTGACACCATTAGTAACTACAATGAAGAGATCAAGTCCCTTGATGAGAAGATAAAAGGTGTTTCTGTCACAGGgttggaagaagaagaagacagccatttcttttttcatctggTTGTAGTTGCCTTCTTAGTAGCTGTTGTTTATGTCACCTATCACAATAAGAGGAAG atcttCTTACTGGTCCAGAGCCGAAGATGGAGGGATGGCCTGTGCTCTAGGACAGTAGAATATCGTCGTTTAGATCAAAATGTTAATGAAGCAATGCCTTCCCTGAAAATAACTAATGACTACGTATTTTGA